In a single window of the Pedosphaera parvula Ellin514 genome:
- a CDS encoding beta strand repeat-containing protein: MKTIINPQLGRFLRFSTLTLATLAVSPTTVTQAADFFWSGNTGTYNNAANWGGAIPGASDNANNDNGATNVVQINLGDPDWTISDLSPGSTDSTSGAFQQNAQTVTANGWFHLGAGPNSTGFYTLNGGTLNVLNGRLFLGEGPGSTSYLTINGGVLNKAGDVFVIADGGWNGSGARVGTVTQNGGTVNSSSEIWIGQVAPGVGFYNLHAGGTINSTNWFVIGRSGGEGTMNMDGGSMLQVSGGQPAFIVADGGTATLNHSGGTITTTAGEFWIGNGGSGVGTNNVSGTAVLNVNNWLAIGRGGTGVLNLSGGSITKTGNGNIVVPGSGLGIINQTNGSFTSTSGEVWLPENGTGIWNMEGGTASIGVLRICNNGGSAGTLNLDGGSFSAAEVTTGNTGGYSTLSLNGGVLIPTWSNPSFLHDLSQVYVGAGGAIFNTAGFDIIVPQALMDNGGGLTKNGAGTLTLTAGNSYSGATIVNGGKLVTTTASSTGGGYTLANNAGLGVVLQYGNAQLNVASLTMSGPTASSLDFTLSNFGNPSAAPINVYGALAVNGTVTLNIADDLPQVGQFPLIQYSSRTGSGNFVLGSLPVGIQAHIATNTSSIDLVITSAGTPRWDGTLAGGVWDIDTTLNWIDQGTLAPTTYRQGNPVMFNDAAAGTTTVTLNTTVNPGKVTFANSGLAYTLTGTGKISGNTGLIKDGTGTLTIANTGGNNYIGSTVISNGVLSVTNLANGGSPSAIGASSASPANLLLANGMLSYAGPSTSINRGYTISGIAGGIDTENNLTLSGIAMANPGSAFIKAGPAQLTYATVGSNALSGSSSPGYLVQNGTVFFDGSNGGQTNTIQGALGVVGLPGIDAAVVLTNSTLIVNGAIELGNTNSATGTLTIKNGAVLSEQGSPMALGDGGGAPSTGLVNQTGGTLESAGELWLGQGVSGIGAYNLSGGVINLHNWLAIGRRGGNGTFTMTGGTFNKNANGNFIIGTGGAGSYGLLQQSGGTINSQNEYWLAENSGTEATNNISGSAVLNLSNWMSIGRGGHGVINFSGGTINKTGGGNFIVGDGGNGYFNQTGGTLTSANDLWIGQSGSGTGQYDLSAGSVTINGWLAVGREGGTGTLNISGGSMTKGGSGGNISIAHGGGTGTINQTGGAFASTVGETWIGEDSNTGTWNLSGGTATFGMVHLAQNASASGVVNLNGGTFTATELTTGNTGATSTLNLNGGTLAAGANNTNFLHDITAANVLAGGAVIDSGTSVIGVSQALLDGGANGGLTKKGTGTLRLNGVNTYTGQTLVTAGALGGSGTIAGPVNVASGATLAPGAPIGTLTINNALTLSAGSSTLMEISLDGGVTTQDQVAGLSAVTYAGSLVVTNAGTNAFVSGSVFKLFNSSTAGSGNFTSVTILPVGTGTFNPATGELTVTSSAPPVVNPIKVSGGNLIFTGTGGTPGGSYTWLTSINVAAPLSTWTTNTVGVFSGTGTFSNAIPIVTSEATRFFQLKTP; the protein is encoded by the coding sequence TTGAAAACCATAATCAATCCGCAGCTGGGGCGCTTCCTCAGATTCAGTACTTTGACCTTGGCCACGTTGGCCGTTTCACCAACCACCGTCACACAGGCTGCCGACTTTTTCTGGTCAGGCAACACGGGTACTTACAACAACGCCGCCAACTGGGGCGGTGCTATCCCTGGCGCGAGTGATAACGCCAACAATGACAACGGCGCCACCAACGTGGTGCAAATCAATCTTGGCGACCCCGATTGGACAATCTCGGATTTGTCCCCGGGCAGCACTGATTCAACCAGCGGAGCTTTTCAGCAGAATGCCCAGACCGTAACCGCCAACGGTTGGTTTCACCTCGGCGCGGGACCCAATTCCACCGGCTTCTACACTCTCAATGGCGGCACCTTGAACGTCTTGAATGGCCGCCTGTTTTTAGGCGAGGGCCCGGGCAGCACCAGCTATCTGACCATCAATGGCGGCGTGCTTAACAAGGCTGGCGATGTCTTCGTTATCGCTGACGGTGGCTGGAACGGCTCCGGAGCGCGCGTCGGCACGGTGACTCAGAATGGCGGCACCGTCAATTCCAGCAGCGAAATCTGGATCGGCCAGGTCGCTCCGGGCGTCGGCTTCTACAATCTCCACGCGGGCGGCACGATCAATTCCACCAACTGGTTCGTCATTGGACGTTCCGGTGGTGAAGGCACGATGAACATGGACGGCGGTTCGATGCTGCAAGTCAGCGGTGGACAACCGGCCTTTATCGTCGCAGACGGAGGAACAGCCACGCTCAACCACAGCGGTGGCACGATCACCACAACCGCAGGCGAGTTCTGGATCGGCAATGGCGGCTCTGGGGTCGGAACCAACAACGTGAGCGGGACTGCAGTATTGAACGTAAACAACTGGCTCGCCATTGGCCGCGGCGGCACGGGCGTATTGAATCTCTCTGGCGGCTCCATCACCAAGACCGGCAACGGCAATATCGTCGTTCCTGGTTCTGGCCTCGGCATTATCAATCAGACTAACGGTTCATTCACCAGCACCAGCGGTGAAGTCTGGCTGCCTGAAAACGGCACCGGCATCTGGAACATGGAAGGCGGCACGGCCAGTATCGGAGTGCTCCGGATCTGTAACAATGGCGGCAGCGCTGGCACGCTCAACCTCGACGGCGGTTCCTTCAGCGCAGCCGAAGTCACGACCGGCAATACTGGTGGTTACAGCACCTTGAGCCTCAATGGCGGCGTATTGATCCCAACCTGGAGCAACCCAAGCTTTCTCCATGACTTGAGCCAGGTGTACGTCGGTGCGGGTGGCGCCATCTTTAATACTGCCGGCTTCGACATCATCGTCCCACAAGCTTTGATGGATAATGGCGGCGGGTTGACCAAGAACGGTGCCGGCACGCTGACGCTCACCGCTGGGAACAGTTACAGCGGTGCAACCATCGTCAACGGCGGCAAGTTGGTGACGACCACCGCGTCCAGCACAGGTGGCGGTTACACTTTGGCGAACAACGCCGGACTCGGCGTGGTCCTTCAGTATGGCAATGCACAACTTAACGTTGCCAGCCTGACGATGTCAGGTCCGACTGCCTCCTCGCTCGATTTCACCCTCAGCAACTTCGGCAATCCATCCGCGGCGCCAATTAATGTCTACGGTGCACTGGCTGTGAACGGCACGGTCACCCTCAACATCGCGGATGACCTGCCTCAAGTGGGACAGTTCCCGTTGATCCAATACAGCAGCCGCACTGGCTCGGGCAACTTCGTCCTTGGTTCACTCCCGGTGGGCATTCAAGCGCACATTGCTACGAACACCTCCTCGATTGACCTCGTCATCACCAGCGCCGGCACTCCTCGTTGGGATGGCACACTTGCAGGTGGCGTCTGGGACATTGACACTACTCTGAACTGGATTGATCAGGGAACACTGGCACCCACGACTTATCGCCAGGGAAATCCAGTGATGTTCAACGATGCCGCCGCCGGCACAACAACGGTCACTCTCAATACCACGGTAAATCCAGGCAAAGTCACCTTCGCCAATAGTGGTCTCGCCTACACGCTCACAGGCACTGGCAAGATCAGCGGCAACACCGGCTTGATCAAGGACGGCACCGGCACGCTGACCATCGCCAATACCGGCGGCAACAACTACATCGGCTCGACCGTCATCTCCAACGGCGTTTTGAGCGTCACCAACCTCGCCAACGGCGGCTCACCCAGTGCCATCGGCGCCTCCTCGGCAAGTCCAGCCAACTTGCTACTCGCCAACGGCATGTTGAGTTACGCTGGACCATCCACCTCGATTAATCGTGGCTACACTATCTCAGGCATCGCCGGTGGGATTGACACTGAGAACAACCTCACATTAAGCGGTATTGCGATGGCAAATCCAGGCAGCGCGTTCATCAAGGCGGGTCCGGCTCAACTTACCTACGCTACTGTTGGCAGCAACGCACTTTCCGGGAGCTCTTCACCCGGGTATCTCGTGCAAAACGGCACAGTGTTCTTCGATGGTTCCAATGGTGGACAGACTAACACAATTCAAGGTGCGCTGGGCGTCGTCGGACTGCCAGGAATTGATGCTGCAGTGGTCTTGACCAACAGCACCTTGATTGTTAACGGTGCCATTGAATTAGGCAACACCAACAGCGCCACAGGCACCCTGACCATCAAGAACGGTGCCGTGCTGAGTGAGCAAGGAAGCCCCATGGCCCTTGGCGATGGTGGCGGAGCTCCGAGCACAGGGCTGGTCAACCAAACCGGTGGCACACTTGAATCGGCCGGTGAACTTTGGCTCGGCCAAGGCGTGTCCGGGATTGGTGCCTACAACCTGAGTGGAGGTGTCATCAATCTCCACAACTGGCTTGCGATCGGTCGCCGCGGTGGGAACGGCACGTTTACCATGACGGGCGGAACTTTCAACAAGAATGCAAACGGCAACTTTATCATTGGTACAGGTGGCGCTGGCAGTTATGGCCTGCTGCAACAGAGCGGCGGCACAATCAACTCACAGAACGAATACTGGCTGGCTGAAAATAGTGGCACTGAAGCAACCAACAACATCAGCGGCAGTGCTGTGCTCAACTTGAGCAACTGGATGTCAATCGGTCGAGGTGGCCACGGCGTCATCAACTTCTCCGGAGGTACGATTAACAAGACTGGTGGTGGAAACTTTATCGTCGGTGACGGCGGTAATGGCTATTTCAACCAGACCGGCGGCACGCTCACGTCGGCCAACGACTTGTGGATTGGCCAGTCGGGAAGCGGCACCGGCCAATATGACTTAAGCGCCGGTTCGGTTACCATTAACGGCTGGTTGGCAGTGGGTCGCGAAGGTGGCACCGGAACATTGAACATCAGTGGCGGATCGATGACCAAGGGTGGTAGTGGTGGCAACATCTCCATCGCCCACGGCGGAGGCACTGGCACCATCAACCAGACCGGTGGTGCGTTTGCGAGCACGGTCGGCGAGACATGGATTGGCGAAGATTCAAACACGGGTACGTGGAATCTGAGTGGTGGCACGGCGACCTTCGGCATGGTTCACCTGGCACAAAATGCCAGCGCATCGGGTGTTGTTAACCTGAACGGTGGCACGTTCACTGCGACTGAGTTGACCACTGGTAATACCGGTGCCACCAGCACTCTGAACCTCAACGGCGGCACCCTGGCTGCAGGCGCCAATAACACAAACTTCCTGCATGACATCACTGCGGCAAATGTCCTGGCTGGCGGTGCCGTCATCGACAGCGGCACGAGTGTGATCGGCGTCAGTCAAGCCTTGCTCGATGGTGGTGCCAATGGCGGTCTGACGAAGAAGGGCACTGGCACACTGCGGTTGAACGGAGTCAACACTTACACCGGCCAAACTTTGGTGACGGCCGGTGCATTGGGTGGCTCGGGAACAATCGCCGGTCCGGTGAACGTTGCTTCCGGCGCGACACTTGCCCCGGGCGCTCCCATTGGAACGCTGACCATTAACAACGCGCTGACCTTGTCAGCGGGCAGTTCGACACTGATGGAAATCAGCCTGGATGGAGGCGTGACCACGCAAGACCAGGTGGCAGGGTTGAGCGCAGTGACCTACGCTGGTTCGTTGGTAGTCACCAATGCTGGCACCAACGCATTCGTTAGCGGCAGCGTCTTCAAGCTGTTCAACTCCTCTACTGCGGGCAGCGGCAACTTCACTTCGGTTACCATCCTGCCGGTCGGCACGGGCACGTTCAATCCCGCCACGGGTGAGTTGACTGTCACTTCATCCGCTCCTCCAGTGGTAAATCCGATCAAGGTTTCCGGTGGCAACCTGATCTTCACCGGCACTGGTGGCACTCCTGGCGGCAGTTATACATGGCTCACCTCCATCAACGTGGCGGCACCGTTGTCAACCTGGACGACGAACACCGTCGGTGTGTTTAGCGGCACCGGCACGTTCTCGAATGCCATCCCAATCGTGACATCCGAGGCCACCCGGTTCTTCCAGTTGAAAACGCCGTAA
- a CDS encoding alpha/beta hydrolase: MPKTKKSIVFCHGLWADGSCFSKLIVPLQAEGYECIAAQYGLNTTAEDVAAAKETIGRVSGPVILVGHSYGGSVITGAGTDDRVVGLVYIAALAPDADETSQTQQAKFPGTDVFSQIEVVDGRIWLRPEGTKYFCGDLSEEEQKLVWATQGAPKPDLFEAKVGGTAWKSKPSWYIVAKKDHTVHPDLERAMAERMGATTYEVASSHVPMLSQPGFVLDVIRKAAGA, from the coding sequence ATGCCAAAGACAAAAAAGAGTATCGTATTCTGCCATGGGCTCTGGGCCGATGGCTCGTGCTTCAGTAAGCTGATCGTTCCCCTGCAGGCGGAGGGCTATGAATGTATTGCGGCGCAGTACGGCTTGAACACAACGGCGGAGGATGTTGCCGCAGCGAAAGAAACGATAGGCCGGGTAAGTGGTCCCGTTATCCTCGTCGGCCACTCCTACGGCGGAAGTGTCATTACCGGCGCCGGAACCGACGATCGTGTTGTCGGACTGGTTTACATCGCCGCGCTCGCGCCGGATGCCGATGAAACATCTCAGACGCAGCAGGCTAAGTTTCCGGGGACCGACGTCTTTTCCCAAATAGAAGTCGTGGATGGACGTATCTGGCTGCGGCCGGAGGGCACAAAGTACTTCTGCGGCGACCTCTCGGAGGAAGAGCAGAAGCTCGTTTGGGCGACCCAGGGCGCGCCGAAACCCGACCTATTCGAGGCGAAAGTCGGGGGTACTGCCTGGAAGTCGAAGCCGAGCTGGTACATCGTCGCCAAGAAGGACCATACGGTGCATCCCGATCTAGAGCGAGCCATGGCAGAGCGCATGGGCGCGACTACCTATGAGGTTGCCAGCAGCCACGTGCCAATGCTTTCCCAGCCAGGCTTCGTGCTCGACGTGATCCGGAAGGCCGCAGGCGCCTAA
- a CDS encoding PAS domain-containing sensor histidine kinase — protein MDTPENEEKMLRSVALQNAGSTTLARDRAEAELLQARASLEERTKELAQQRECFQVALSSIGDAVITADTEGKVTFLNPVAETMTGWKSSEATGQLVEKVFNIINEQTRQPVTNPVHKVLKIGVIVGPADHATLIARDGRETAIEDSAAPIRDATGGCSGAVMVFHDVTGRRSVEAALRRSRDQFSAILNVALDAIITMDHKGKVSDFNPAAERIFGYRRDDILGRPIAELIIPERLRQRHYEGLSRYLATGEGPVLGKRIEMPALRADGQEFPVELSICRIAHSEPPIFTATLRDITERKQEEKALVERARLAALRADIGIALAGSENSQSVLQRCSQALVTQLDAAFARIWTVNEAESVLELQASAGIYTHLNGPHGRVKIGEYKIGRIAQNHQPLLTNDVLHDPNISDPVWARREGMVAFAGYPLVLEGKALGVMAMFARHPLSENVMTELAPIADGLAQWVRRKRVEEALRKAQQELQHHASTLEATVEERTAELREKIGELEAFSYSVSHDMRAPLRAMQGYATTLLEDHKQDLPEAAQQYLDRIYKSATRMDLLIQAVLTYSKVAKEPLILHPVDMETLIADVRHTYPALQTPKAIITIKGSLPRVLGHEVFLSQVISNLLSNAVKFVVPGVTPEINIHADQTEGFVRIWFEDNGIGIDSAHYHRIFEMFGGVHADKKFEGTGIGLTIVKKAVERMGGEIGVESQPDQGSRFWFTLKKANDSDNEQNLSTG, from the coding sequence GTGGACACACCAGAAAACGAAGAAAAGATGCTGCGTTCGGTTGCTTTACAGAACGCCGGAAGCACCACGCTCGCACGTGACCGTGCCGAGGCCGAACTTCTCCAGGCCAGGGCAAGTCTGGAAGAGAGAACGAAGGAACTCGCCCAACAACGCGAATGCTTTCAAGTCGCCCTCTCCAGCATCGGCGACGCTGTCATCACGGCTGATACCGAAGGCAAGGTCACCTTTCTTAATCCCGTGGCGGAAACGATGACCGGCTGGAAATCCAGCGAGGCAACTGGTCAGCTCGTGGAAAAAGTTTTCAACATCATTAATGAGCAGACTCGCCAGCCGGTCACGAATCCCGTTCACAAAGTTCTGAAGATAGGAGTCATTGTCGGCCCGGCCGATCATGCCACCTTGATTGCCCGGGATGGCAGGGAAACAGCCATTGAAGATAGCGCCGCGCCAATTCGGGACGCCACTGGAGGATGTTCAGGTGCAGTCATGGTTTTTCATGATGTGACCGGGCGACGCAGCGTGGAAGCGGCCTTGCGCCGAAGTCGTGATCAGTTCTCCGCCATTCTCAATGTCGCGCTCGATGCCATCATTACGATGGATCACAAAGGAAAGGTTTCAGACTTCAATCCGGCGGCGGAAAGAATTTTCGGCTATCGTCGCGACGACATTCTTGGCAGACCTATCGCCGAACTGATAATCCCTGAGCGGCTTCGCCAGCGCCACTACGAAGGCTTATCCCGCTATCTTGCCACTGGCGAAGGACCGGTTCTCGGCAAACGCATTGAAATGCCTGCGTTACGCGCCGACGGACAGGAATTCCCCGTGGAATTATCCATCTGCCGTATCGCACACAGCGAGCCGCCCATCTTCACTGCCACGTTGCGCGACATCACTGAACGCAAGCAGGAGGAAAAGGCATTGGTCGAACGGGCGCGGCTCGCGGCATTGCGGGCAGACATCGGCATCGCACTGGCCGGGAGCGAAAACTCGCAGAGTGTTCTACAACGTTGTTCCCAGGCTTTGGTTACACAGCTTGACGCGGCCTTTGCCCGGATCTGGACGGTGAATGAAGCAGAAAGCGTTTTGGAACTGCAGGCAAGCGCGGGCATTTACACCCATCTGAACGGGCCACACGGACGGGTAAAAATCGGAGAATACAAAATTGGGCGTATCGCGCAAAACCATCAACCACTTCTGACAAATGACGTTCTTCACGATCCAAACATCAGCGACCCAGTCTGGGCACGGAGAGAAGGCATGGTCGCTTTTGCGGGATACCCGCTGGTCTTGGAGGGAAAGGCGCTGGGAGTAATGGCGATGTTTGCGCGCCACCCATTGAGCGAAAATGTGATGACCGAACTGGCCCCCATTGCGGATGGCCTGGCGCAATGGGTTCGGCGCAAGCGGGTCGAGGAAGCCCTGCGGAAAGCACAGCAGGAGTTGCAACACCATGCCTCCACTCTGGAGGCCACGGTGGAGGAACGCACTGCAGAATTGCGCGAAAAAATAGGCGAACTTGAAGCGTTTTCCTACAGTGTTTCCCATGATATGCGAGCCCCCCTTCGGGCGATGCAGGGCTATGCCACCACTTTACTCGAAGACCACAAACAGGATCTTCCAGAAGCAGCTCAGCAATACCTGGATCGAATTTATAAATCTGCGACCAGAATGGATTTGCTCATTCAGGCAGTGCTTACTTACAGCAAAGTCGCCAAGGAACCTTTGATCCTTCATCCGGTGGATATGGAAACATTGATCGCTGACGTCCGTCATACTTACCCGGCTCTGCAAACACCCAAAGCAATTATCACCATTAAAGGTTCCCTGCCCAGGGTGCTTGGGCACGAAGTGTTCCTAAGCCAGGTCATTTCCAATCTGCTCAGCAATGCCGTTAAGTTTGTTGTGCCGGGCGTAACGCCTGAAATAAACATACATGCCGACCAAACAGAAGGATTCGTTCGTATATGGTTTGAGGATAATGGCATCGGCATCGACTCCGCGCATTACCATCGAATTTTCGAGATGTTCGGTGGGGTGCATGCAGACAAAAAGTTTGAAGGCACTGGCATCGGACTGACAATTGTTAAAAAGGCGGTTGAACGAATGGGGGGAGAGATTGGAGTTGAATCACAACCCGATCAAGGAAGCCGGTTTTGGTTTACCCTTAAAAAAGCCAATGATTCTGACAATGAACAGAACCTTTCCACCGGTTGA
- a CDS encoding phage integrase N-terminal SAM-like domain-containing protein, which translates to MRSELKLERFLTALAQNHVFASTQNQAFNAILFFYRRCRHHEAENAKGATCVNTLDLTDPFFGLPPFLSSEVIGSTQPGHGLIFDRFL; encoded by the coding sequence TTGCGCAGCGAACTCAAACTGGAACGATTCCTCACGGCGCTTGCTCAAAACCATGTCTTCGCCAGCACCCAGAATCAAGCGTTTAATGCCATCCTTTTCTTCTATAGGAGGTGCAGGCATCATGAAGCAGAGAATGCGAAGGGTGCGACTTGTGTCAATACTTTGGACCTCACTGACCCCTTTTTTGGTTTGCCCCCTTTTCTATCGAGTGAGGTAATAGGAAGTACACAACCCGGTCATGGCTTAATATTTGACCGGTTTCTTTAA